One Punica granatum isolate Tunisia-2019 chromosome 3, ASM765513v2, whole genome shotgun sequence genomic window carries:
- the LOC116199168 gene encoding glutamate receptor 2.8-like: MSRSSTLAIFSCIVVLVLNLGGLAMAAEGDLSRKERVKVGLLVDSNAPMGRIASSYVNMALSDFYEAHPSYRTRLSLHFRNPQNDVVLAASAALDLMQNEEVHAIIGPERSSQARFVIDLGIKAQIPIISFSATSPSLSPTQSRYFVRTAYDDCSQVKAIAALIQAFSWREIVPIYEDTDYGNGLIPYLTDAFQNINTRVPYRSAIHPTAQDIDILKELNKVMTMSTRVFLVHMTATLGSRLFVLANEAGMLNEESVWIVTDGLSSLLDPVGSTAMSSMQGVVGVRPYVPMSKKLKKFMKKQLNSSHGISPSNGTETVTLFSLWAYDTIWALAMVAEKQWTSSDQLRYVRPNKNKKMAALNFSDTGISEMGPKLLQGIINLSFHGLSGLFEMVHGQLQPSGFEIINVLGNEEKIIGYWTPKHGLSKTLSNRTEENREYYSTSVDDLKPVLWAGKTPKEPKGWVMPTLKDTKMKIAVPVKTGFSEFFKIHWDQRTGVPSYSGFSYDMFIAVVDALPFYIPYEFVPFMNASRQSAGTYAEMLYQIKLQKVDIVVGDITVVANRSNYVDFTLPYSESGVSMVVAVKDDERRNMWIFLRPLSWDLWLTIGLSFVLTGLIVCFLEGRHQNEDFGGSRSEQLSTSLWFSFSTLVFAHREKVVNNRTRLVLAVWIFLLLIITQSYTASLASLLTVERLQPQYVDVQELVRKHYHVGYQKGSYVRELLVRDLGFDESRLIPLNSAEEYHEALSNGIGNGGVAAIYDETPYIKLFLGKYCNKYMMVGPRYKNDGFAFAFPRGSPLVAYFSRAILNVTQDKTKMNEIERKYQLSQSSLCQDEESNQGGATISSHTLSLGMGSFSGLFIITGIVAVLAVLAELVKGFRTKHSLRKGIERKNSKVVPLPSIGQGDPNTGPSKTNFPYT; the protein is encoded by the exons ATGAGTCGGAGTTCGACCTTGGCGATTTTCTCTTGCATTGTCGTTCTAGTTCTTAATTTGGGTGGACTGGCCATGGCAGCTGAAGGAGACCTGTCAAGGAAGGAGAGGGTGAAAGTGGGTCTACTTGTGGATTCTAATGCTCCTATGGGGAGAATCGCCTCGAGCTATGTCAATATGGCACTGTCGGATTTCTATGAAGCCCATCCTAGTTATCGTACGAGGCTGTCTCTTCACTTTAGGAATCCTCAAAATGATGTCGTTCTCGCAGCTTCAGCAG CATTAGACTTGATGCAAAATGAAGAAGTGCATGCTATAATTGGGCCGGAGCGGTCCTCGCAAGCCAGGTTCGTTATCGACCTGGGAATCAAAGCTCAGATTCCTATCATATCCTTCTCGGCCACAAGTCCTTCTCTTTCGCCTACCCAAAGCCGGTACTTCGTCCGGACAGCTTATGATGACTGCTCCCAAGTGAAAGCAATAGCTGCTCTTATCCAAGCATTTAGCTGGAGAGAGATCGTCCCCATCTACGAGGACACCGACTATGGCAACGGCCTGATTCCCTACTTGACGGATGCCTTCCAAAATATTAACACTCGA GTTCCCTATAGGAGTGCAATCCATCCAACTGCCCAAGATATTGACATCTTGAAGGAGCTAAACAAGGTGATGACCATGTCAACTAGGGTATTCCTGGTCCACATGACCGCCACACTTGGGTCCCGGCTCTTTGTCCTTGCCAATGAGGCCGGAATGCTGAACGAGGAGAGCGTGTGGATCGTGACCGATGGGCTGTCTTCCTTGCTCGATCCAGTTGGCTCCACAGCCATGAGCTCCATGCAAGGTGTGGTGGGCGTGAGGCCGTATGTCCCCATGTCCAAAAAGCTAAAGAAGTTCATGAAGAAGCAATTGAATAGTTCTCATGGAATCTCCCCCTCTAATGGGACTGAGACAGTCACTCTCTTCAGTCTTTGGGCTTATGACACTATTTGGGCATTAGCCATGGTAGCCGAGAAGCAATGGACATCATCTGATCAATTGCGGTATGTTAGGCCaaacaagaacaaaaaaatggcAGCACTCAACTTCTCGGACACTGGAATCTCAGAGATGGGCCCTAAGCTTCTACAAGGAATCATAAACCTCAGCTTCCATGGTCTTTCTGGGCTTTTTGAGATGGTTCACGGGCAGCTCCAACCCTCTGGATTCGAAATCATTAATGTGCTTGGGAACGAGGAAAAGATCATTGGGTATTGGACCCCGAAGCATGGCCTCTCAAAG ACTCTGAGCAATCGCACTGAAGAAAATCGAGAGTACTACTCAACTTCCGTGGATGATCTAAAACCAGTTCTGTGGGCCGGAAAAACCCCGAAGGAACCCAAGGGCTGGGTTATGCCTACCCTGAAGGATACAAAGATGAAGATAGCGGTCCCTGTTAAAACCGGTTTCAGTGAATTCTTCAAGATACACTGGGACCAGCGAACGGGTGTTCCTTCCTACTCTGGTTTCTCGTATGACATGTTTATAGCTGTGGTGGACGCGTTGCCTTTCTACATACCATATGAATTTGTTCCGTTTATGAATGCAAGTAGACAGTCTGCCGGAACTTATGCTGAGATGCTTTACCAGATCAAACTTCAG AAAGTTGACATTGTGGTAGGCGACATAACTGTTGTAGCGAATCGCTCCAATTACGTGGATTTCACGCTGCCTTACTCGGAATCTGGGGTGTCGATGGTGGTCGCAGTCAAGGACGACGAAAGGAGGAACAtgtggatcttcttgaggccACTGAGCTGGGACCTGTGGTTAACCATTGGACTATCGTTCGTCTTAACTGGCCTCATCGTCTGCTTTCTGGAAGGCCGCCACCAGAACGAAGACTTTGGTGGTTCCAGGAGTGAGCAACTCAGCACCAGCCTCTGGTTTTCCTTCTCAACACTAGTTTTTGCTCATC GGGAAAAGGTGGTAAACAATCGGACAAGGCTAGTCCTTGCAGTGTGGATATTCCTGTTGCTGATCATAACGCAAAGCTACACAGCAAGTTTGGCCTCGCTCTTGACAGTTGAACGGCTGCAGCCACAATACGTGGATGTGCAAGAGCTCGTGCGAAAACATTACCATGTTGGATACCAAAAAGGTTCCTACGTCCGGGAACTCCTTGTTCGGGATCTCGGCTTCGATGAGTCAAGGTTGATTCCTCTCAACTCTGCTGAGGAGTACCACGAAGCGCTGTCTAACGGGATCGGGAATGGCGGAGTTGCAGCCATCTATGATGAGACCCCCTACATCAAACTCTTTCTCGGGAAGTATTGCAATAAATATATGATGGTGGGACCGAGATATAAGAATGATGGATTTGCTTTT GCATTTCCACGGGGGTCACCCCTCGTCGCGTACTTCTCAAGGGCGATCTTGAATGTGACTCAAGACAAAACCAAGATGAACGAGATCGAAAGGAAGTACCAGCTGAGCCAGAGTTCATTGTGCCAGGACGAGGAATCAAACCAAGGCGGGGCCACAATCTCTTCGCACACTCTTAGCCTCGGCATGGGCAGCTTCAGCGGACTCTTCATCATCACCGGTATTGTTGCAGTGCTCGCAGTTCTAGCTGAGTTGGTGAAGGGGTTCAGGACTAAGCATTCTCTCCGGAAAGGTATAGAGAGGAAGAATTCGAAAGTAGTTCCATTACCAAGTATTGGACAAGGCGACCCTAATACCGGTCCTTCTAAGACGAACTTCCCCTATACATAA